One Insulibacter thermoxylanivorax genomic region harbors:
- the fliP gene encoding flagellar type III secretion system pore protein FliP (The bacterial flagellar biogenesis protein FliP forms a type III secretion system (T3SS)-type pore required for flagellar assembly.): MIRRKISIWFMLIITIAVTLPSHAYAVDMIPGIDLGDTSEPDNVWNTVNLILLITVLSLAPAILILMTCFTRIVIVLGFVRTALATQQMPPNQVIIGLALFLTLFVMAPTLGQVNQVALQPYLQGEITQAEALDNAARPIKQFMLNQTREKDLLLFLEFSQAEKPTNVDEVPLTALIPAFAISELKTAFQMGFMIFIPFLIIDMIVSSVLMGMGMMMLPPVMISLPFKILLFVLVDGWHLVVRSLLLSFNV; encoded by the coding sequence ATGATTAGACGTAAGATTTCCATATGGTTCATGCTTATTATTACCATTGCTGTCACATTGCCGAGTCACGCGTACGCTGTTGATATGATTCCCGGAATCGACCTGGGAGATACAAGCGAACCAGACAATGTATGGAATACGGTAAACCTCATCTTGCTGATTACCGTATTAAGTCTGGCGCCTGCGATCTTGATCTTGATGACATGCTTTACGCGCATCGTCATCGTCCTTGGATTCGTCAGAACAGCCTTAGCTACACAGCAGATGCCGCCTAATCAGGTGATCATCGGACTGGCCCTGTTCTTGACCCTGTTCGTGATGGCACCCACCTTGGGACAAGTCAATCAAGTTGCTTTGCAGCCATACCTGCAAGGCGAGATTACACAAGCAGAAGCACTGGATAACGCAGCCAGGCCGATCAAACAATTCATGCTGAACCAGACTCGGGAGAAGGACTTGCTGCTCTTCCTGGAATTCTCACAAGCGGAGAAACCGACGAATGTGGATGAGGTGCCCTTAACAGCACTCATTCCCGCATTTGCCATAAGCGAGCTAAAGACGGCTTTTCAGATGGGATTTATGATCTTTATCCCCTTTTTGATCATCGACATGATTGTCTCTAGTGTCTTAATGGGGATGGGGATGATGATGCTGCCTCCGGTCATGATCTCCTTGCCGTTTAAGATCTTGCTGTTCGTGCTGGTAGACGGCTGGCATCTGGTGGTGAGGTCCCTGCTTCTGAGCTTCAATGTCTAG
- the fliQ gene encoding flagellar biosynthesis protein FliQ, with protein MSADFIIGLAGEAITTILKVSGPLLLVALIVGLIVSIFQATTQIQEQTLAFIPKIFAVFLAVLVFGEWIITVLYDFAYGLFNNLYRFIG; from the coding sequence ATGAGTGCTGACTTTATCATAGGCCTGGCAGGGGAAGCGATCACAACCATCTTGAAGGTCAGCGGACCGCTCTTATTGGTGGCTTTGATCGTGGGATTGATTGTGAGTATCTTTCAGGCGACGACGCAGATTCAGGAGCAGACCCTTGCATTTATTCCGAAGATCTTCGCAGTATTCTTAGCTGTGCTGGTATTCGGAGAATGGATCATCACCGTGCTCTACGATTTTGCTTACGGGTTGTTTAATAATTTGTATCGTTTTATAGGATGA